The Syntrophotalea acetylenivorans genome contains the following window.
GGCTAAAGAAAAGATCGCCGATTACCTTGAACAGGAAGGTATCGGCAGGAAAACCGTTAATTTCCGTCTTCGCGACTGGGGAGTTTCTCGGCAACGATACTGGGGAACGCCGATTCCGATTCTTTACTGCGACGTATGCGGGGCGGTGCCGGTCCCGGAAGACCAGTTGCCGGTTGTGTTGCCTCAGGATGTATCGGTCTCCGGTGAAGGAGGCAGCCCCCTGGCCCGCCATGAGGCCTTCCTCTATACCGATTGTCCCCAGTGCGGGGGCAAGGCCCGGCGCGAAACCGATACTTTTGACACTTTTGTTGAAAGTTCCTGGTATTTCGCCCGTTACGCCTGCCCGCAATTCAGCGACGGTCCCATTGACCGCTCGGCCGCCGATTACTGGCTGCCCATCGATCAATATATAGGCGGCATCGAACATGCGGTCATGCATCTGCTCTATGCGCGCTTTTTCACCAAAGTATTGCGGGACCTGGATATGATGACCGTCGATGAGCCTTTTACCAATCTGCTCACTCAGGGCATGGTCTGCATGGAGACCCGGTCCTGCCCCGAGCATGGATGGCTCTTCCCCGAAGAGGAAGTGGATGGTTGTTGCAGCAAGTGTGGTCAAAAGGTCATCCTCGGCCGTAATGAAAAGATGAGCAAATCGAAGAAAAATGTTGTTGATCCAGATCAACTCATCAATCGCTATGGCGCCGATACTGCCCGACTTTTCTCACTGTTCGCCGCACCGCCGGAAAAAGACTTGGAATGGAACGAGCAAGGGGTAGAAGGTTGCTACCGCTTTCTTAACCGCGTGTGGCGGGCGGTTTATGATAACTTCGACCTGGTATCCGATGCTTCGCTGCAAAGGGAATCCAGCGATGGGGGCAAGGCTCTGCGACGACAGACCCACCGCACTATCAAGAAAGTTACCGAGGATATCGATGGTAGCTTTCATTTCAACACAGCAATCTCCGCAGTGATGGAGTTGGTCAATGCCATCTACGGTTTTGACGCCAAGGAACAGTGCCCCGGCGTCATGCGAGAGGCACTGGAGACAGTGGTACTGCTGCTGGCGCCCTTCGTGCCCCATTTCAGCGAAGAGCTTTGGTCGGTACTTGGCCATACTGGTGGGATAGAACAGGCCGGATGGCCCACCTTTGATCCTGCAGCTTTGGTGGAAGATGAAAAAACCATCGTGGTACAGGTTAATGGTAAAGTGAGGGGCAAGGTAACGGTGCCCGCCGATGCCGCCGAAGAGGCAGTCCAGGCTGCGGCCCTTGCAGAAGATAACGTCATCCGGTTTATAGAAGGTAAAACCGTACGAAAGGTGATTGTGGTTCCAGGCCGTTTGGTCAATGTGGTGGTCTCATGAGCCGGTTTATTGTTTCGTTAATTCTGGCGGTGTTGCTCTTGTCCGCATGCGGTTATCGATTGCAGGGGCGATCTGATTCCCTGCCGGGAGATGTCCGCAGCCTCCATGTGGAACTGTTCCGGAACGATACCTATGAGCCCCTTATAGAAAATAGCGTCACCAACGAGGTGGTTGAGCGGTTTGCTCGCCATGACCGGTTGGAGCTCGTGGAAGAGCCATCACGGGCCGAAGGTATTCTCGGTGGCCGCATCGTTAAATATTCCAACCGCGCTATTTCCTATGATCGGGATGATGATATTGCCGAAAAAAGATCTCAAATGACTGTTGAGGCAGTATTGCGCCGCGTTGGCAACGGTGAGGTGTTATGGAAGGGGACTGTTGTGTGGCAGGAAGATTATTCCGTCAACATCGATAAGGTAGTGCAGGATGATCGCGAACAAGCCGCTATCCAGGTAATCAGCCAGCGCTTGGCCGATGAGCTCTTTTCGCACATGATCGATAAGTTCTGAGTGCTATGGCAAACAAGCCGATGACTCCCGGTGAGTTAAAAAGGGCTTTAAAAGCTCGTCAGTTTCCTTCATTGCTTCTGCTTTACGGTGAAGAACGCTTTTTTTTAGAAGAAACCCTGGAGAAACTGCTAAAGCTGGTTGTCCCCAGCGAAAGTAGTGATTTTAACTACAATTTGTTTCACGGCAAAACGGCCAGGGGATCCGAGGTTTATGATGTAGCGCGAACCTTTCCCGTTTTCAGCTCGTTGCGGCTTGTGGTGGTGCGGGATGTCCAGTTGCTGCCTGCTGCCGAACTCGATAAATTATTGCCCTATCTGCAAGATCCCGTGGCTGAAACCGTTCTGGTGTTAACCGCCGATAAAATCGATGGCCGACGTAAATTTTATCAGCAATTTAAAAAACGTGGAACTCTGGTTGAATTCAAGAAGTACTACGACAATCAGATTCCAGCCTTTGTAAAAGATCGTGCAGGACAAAACGGGATAACCTTTGCAGAACCGGCCATGGCTCTATTCTGTAAAAGGGTTGGAAGCAACCTGCAGGAAATCGCCGGGGAGCTTGATAAGTTAACAACCTATCTTGGTGACCGTACGGTAGTCGATGTGGCCGACGTGCAGACGATTGTTTCTGACACGCGCGTTGATAGCGTCTTTGAGCTAACGGACGCCATAGGGCGGCAGGATTCCAAAAGGGCTCTCTCTTTACTTAATCGTCTTTTGGCTGATGGAACAGCGCCACTTGTCGTATTAGCCATGTTGGCTCGGCATTTCAGACAGATGTGGAAAGCCCACTACTTGTTGGAACAGCGCCTGGGAAAAAAAGAAGTTGCAAAGGGGATTGGGATTAATCCATATTTCCTTGACGGCCTGCTTCAGCAGGTCCGTGTTTTTCCGGCAGCACGATATCAGGGGATTTTTGAGCAGATGCTCGAGGTCGACCTCGCCCTCAAGTCTAGTGGGGCGCATGCCTCGGCTTTGTTGGAGCAGATGGTGCTGGGTATCTGTCAACAAGATCAGGGTATATAAAAAAAGGGGCTGCAACGCAGCCCCTTTTGATATTTATTCAGAAACTGATTAAGCCAGGGTATTAACCAGCTTATTCAAGCGAGAGATCTTCCGGCTTGCGGTCGCTTTGTGAATAATCCCCTTGGTGGCAGCTTTGTCGATATAGGGCACGGCCCGGTTCAGGGCGGTTTGAGCTGCGTCCTGATCGTTGTTGGAAACGGCTGTGCGAACTTGCTTGACGAGGGTGCGCATGGTGGTGCGAATATGGGTGTTGCGGGCAGTGCGAACGATAGTTTGTTTATTGCGTTTGATTGCAGATTTGTGATTAGCCAATGTGGATGTCCTCCGGTTTGATAAATTGGGTCTCCAGCTGTGCTGGGATGTGAATTTCGCTAGTTATATCATTTGCCATAGGCCTAGTCAAGATAAGAAAATAGTAATGAAGTTCGTGGAAACAACGAAAAATCAACTAATTAGGACGATGGTTGATTGTATTATATAATTTTCATCACATAGAAACGGTAATTCGGGAAGAAACCATATGTCGGAAAAGAAGCAGATATCGACAGCGACGGCCGTCATGGGCGCAGCAACTGGATTGAGTCGTATTGCCGGATTAGTGCGCGATATGGTAGTTGCCAGTCTGTTTGGTGCCGGTTTCGGGACCGATGCTTTTTTTATGGCTTTTACCATCCCCAATTTGTTGCGACGATTCT
Protein-coding sequences here:
- the lptE gene encoding LPS assembly lipoprotein LptE, encoding MSRFIVSLILAVLLLSACGYRLQGRSDSLPGDVRSLHVELFRNDTYEPLIENSVTNEVVERFARHDRLELVEEPSRAEGILGGRIVKYSNRAISYDRDDDIAEKRSQMTVEAVLRRVGNGEVLWKGTVVWQEDYSVNIDKVVQDDREQAAIQVISQRLADELFSHMIDKF
- the rpsT gene encoding 30S ribosomal protein S20, with amino-acid sequence MANHKSAIKRNKQTIVRTARNTHIRTTMRTLVKQVRTAVSNNDQDAAQTALNRAVPYIDKAATKGIIHKATASRKISRLNKLVNTLA
- the holA gene encoding DNA polymerase III subunit delta, producing MTPGELKRALKARQFPSLLLLYGEERFFLEETLEKLLKLVVPSESSDFNYNLFHGKTARGSEVYDVARTFPVFSSLRLVVVRDVQLLPAAELDKLLPYLQDPVAETVLVLTADKIDGRRKFYQQFKKRGTLVEFKKYYDNQIPAFVKDRAGQNGITFAEPAMALFCKRVGSNLQEIAGELDKLTTYLGDRTVVDVADVQTIVSDTRVDSVFELTDAIGRQDSKRALSLLNRLLADGTAPLVVLAMLARHFRQMWKAHYLLEQRLGKKEVAKGIGINPYFLDGLLQQVRVFPAARYQGIFEQMLEVDLALKSSGAHASALLEQMVLGICQQDQGI
- the leuS gene encoding leucine--tRNA ligase is translated as MQERYDAAAIEERWQQQWDEQQSFAVTEDSARQKYYLLEMFPYPSGRIHMGHVRNYSIGDVVARFKRMQGFNVLHPMGWDAFGMPAENAAIQHGTHPAKWTYENIAHMRSQLKKMGFAYDWQREFATCDVDYYRWEQLIFLKMYEKGLTYKKSSFVNWCEPCQTVLANEQVEDGRCWRCDCEVEQKELEQWFFKITDYAQELLDETYNLSGWPDPVLTMQRNWIGRSTGCEIDFPVDGSDNAITVFTTRQDTLFGATFMSLAPEHPMALELASAEQRSVVEAFIAKVRRQDKTKRASGDYEKEGVFTGAFCINPVTLQRIPVYLANFVLMDYGTGAVMAVPTHDQRDFEFAGKYDIPLQVVIQPEGEAFDPATMTEAWTGPGVMVNSAQFDGLDNEAAKEKIADYLEQEGIGRKTVNFRLRDWGVSRQRYWGTPIPILYCDVCGAVPVPEDQLPVVLPQDVSVSGEGGSPLARHEAFLYTDCPQCGGKARRETDTFDTFVESSWYFARYACPQFSDGPIDRSAADYWLPIDQYIGGIEHAVMHLLYARFFTKVLRDLDMMTVDEPFTNLLTQGMVCMETRSCPEHGWLFPEEEVDGCCSKCGQKVILGRNEKMSKSKKNVVDPDQLINRYGADTARLFSLFAAPPEKDLEWNEQGVEGCYRFLNRVWRAVYDNFDLVSDASLQRESSDGGKALRRQTHRTIKKVTEDIDGSFHFNTAISAVMELVNAIYGFDAKEQCPGVMREALETVVLLLAPFVPHFSEELWSVLGHTGGIEQAGWPTFDPAALVEDEKTIVVQVNGKVRGKVTVPADAAEEAVQAAALAEDNVIRFIEGKTVRKVIVVPGRLVNVVVS